In one Paramisgurnus dabryanus chromosome 21, PD_genome_1.1, whole genome shotgun sequence genomic region, the following are encoded:
- the syde2 gene encoding rho GTPase-activating protein SYDE2 isoform X2, with protein sequence MADPLRRTILAKLRGKKPKGKDRPREAPMDCTAGTSGVSHRDPCRRQPHFNHITVSKKRNWLQQSSAWPVLHPDDFTTPEDDHAQTQTQPLTGSHPFSEAPQRPNVKPGLISTQKPRRPDPAEESDADDEGEIWYNPIPEDEEADLPHRLPNVRVTQTGPAGRRAADESVGGETGCRETPHTNVLHSSESSQLHKQMFACKTQEENLTVRATDPSEQFTGGPSPSSSPNQAKRSTAINWSFPDKIKSPRTVRKLSMKMKKLPDLSRKLSVKNPVSNETRLATTRTNGGELVPSQPRLSPAGVATALASGNVIWRYHLDSSISSQHNCDKRRSNSGGVPKSASKGGYLSDGDSPELVAKSGKHGPSNRKNSKSRERDPNGNGGNPKHPGTDLDIDAFRSYSFSEQPKCLSYISGLMSLHFYGAEDLKPPRVDSRDVYCAIQVDSVNKARTALLTCRTAFLDMDHTFNIQLENAQHLKLVVFSWESTPRRNRVCCHGTVVLPALFRVSKTHQLAVRLEPRGMIYVKLSLMEQKMNSLNGAKGDHEPQVFAVDARRVVEREASGLMVPLLIEKCITEIERRGCQVVGLYRLCGSAAVKKELREAFERDSHAVDLSENNYPDINVITGVLKDYLRELPLPLIGQQLYESVLESMARRPLQMGPSGCENDPVDSDHTVSLLEILPEVEKVTLRKLMDHLKRVASHHAVNKMTCQNLAVCFGPVLLSQRQDASCHGNRVFIDSEELASALHFKKHIEVLHYLLQLWPVVETPGNSSPSVPVESFPVAPVRRRKERPQVLNLTEAEVTGVLRSRAGRLDSPSNRYAGDWSRCGEPFLGPNCLDDDYDDVPSEDPLTVGQEDPPKVPGDVVLEDESPEGVERDEEMQEDSEGEDLDLEEPLPISPCDQILTGIEHRPKDHTYQAYMKIQDISPVLTNRVNLRDLQESIDALIGNLERELNKNKLNMGY encoded by the exons CACCGATGGACTGCACGGCTGGGACGTCTGGCGTATCTCACCGTGATCCTTGCAGACGTCAGCCCCACTTTAACCACATCACTGTCTCAAAGAAACGTAATTGGCTGCAGCAGAGCTCGGCTTGGCCCGTTCTGCACCCTGATGATTTTACAACACCAGAGGACGACCACGCGCAAACCCAAACGCAACCTTTAACCGGATCTCACCCGTTTTCAGAAGCGCCGCAGCGGCCCAACGTCAAACCCGGTCTGATCTCCACCCAGAAGCCACGTCGCCCGGATCCGGCCGAGGAGAGCGACGCAGACGATGAAGGGGAGATTTGGTACAACCCTATTCCTGAGGATGAAGAAGCTGACCTTCCACACCGCCTTCCCAATGTCAGGGTGACCCAAACGGGACCGGCCGGCAGACGGGCGGCAGACGAGAGCGTCGGCGGCGAGACGGGGTGCAGAGAGACGCCTCATACAAATGTTTTGCATTCCAGTGAAAGCTCTCAGCTGCACAAGCAGATGTTTGCGTGCAAAACACAGGAGGAGAACCTCACCGTCAGGGCGACAG ATCCATCAGAGCAGTTCACCGGTGGGCCGTCTCCTTCCTCCAGTCCAAACCAAGCTAAAAGAAGCACCGCTATAAACTGGTCATTCCCTGATAAAATCAAGTCACCTCGAACTGTCCGAAAACTCTCAATGAAGATGAAGAAACTGCCGGATCTCAGCCGGAAACTTAGTGTTAAAAACCCTGTTAGTAACGAGACCAGGTTGGCCACAACCAGGACAAACGGAGGGGAACTCGTGCCGTCTCAGCCCCGGCTGTCGCCGGCGGGTGTGGCGACCGCACTGGCCAGCGGTAACGTGATTTGGCGGTACCATCTAGACAGCAGCATCTCTTCGCAACATAACTGCGATAAGAGGCGAAGCAACAGCGGCGGCGTTCCAAAATCGGCCAGCAAAGGAGGATACCTCAGCGACGGAGACTCGCCCGAACTCGTGGCAAAGTCCGGCAAGCACGGCCCCTCCAACAGAAAGAATAGTAAATCTCGGGAAAGGGATCCGAACGGTAACGGCGGAAACCCAAAGCATCCTGGCACCGATCTTGACATCGACGCCTTCCGTTCGTACAGTTTCTCCGAGCAACCCAAGTGTCTGTCGTACATCTCGGGACTGATGAGTCTGCACTTCTACGGCGCAGAAGACCTGAAGCCTCCGCGAGTCGATTCCCGAGACGTCTACTGCGCCATCCAGGTGGACTCCGTCAACAAAGCTCGGACGGCACTTCTGACCTGCCGTACAGCCTTTCTCGACATGGACCACACCTTTAACATCCAGCTGGAGAATGCTCAGCACCTCAAACTCGTTGTCTTTAGTTGGGAGTCGACGCCACGGCGGAACCGGGTGTGCTGCCATGGAACTGTGGTTCTGCCCGCCCTGTTCCGCGTGAGCAAGACGCATCAACTGGCGGTCCGTCTTGAGCCGCGGGGAATGATTTATGTGAAGTTGAGTCTGATGGAGCAGAAGATGAACTCTCTGAACGGTGCAAAAGGTGACCATGAGCCGCAGGTGTTCGCTGTCGATGCTCGCCGTGTGGTGGAACGAGAAGCGTCTGGACTGATGGTTCCACTGCTTATTGAGAAATGCATCACTGAGATCGAGAGGAGGGGCTGTCAG GTAGTGGGTCTGTATCGTCTCTGTGGTTCGGCTGCTGTGAAGAAGGAGCTTCGAGAAGCGTTTGAGAGAGACAGTCACGCTGTGGATCTGTCTGAAAACAACTATCCAGATATTAATGTCATTACAG GTGTGTTGAAGGATTATCTTCGTGAGCTTCCTCTTCCTCTAATCGGTCAACAGTTGTATGAGTCGGTTCTGGAGTCGATGGCGAGACGGCCGCTGCAGATGGGACCCAGCGGATGTGAGAATGACCCGGTGGACTCCGATCACACCGTCAGCTTGCTGGAGATTCTGCCAGAAGTTGAAAAG GTGACCTTGCGTAAGCTTATGGACCATCTGAAGCGTGTGGCCTCGCATCACGCCGTTAATAAAATGACCTGTCAGAACCTCGCCGTGTGTTTCGGCCCGGTTCTCCTCAGTCAGAGACAGGACGCGTCCTGCCACGGAAACCGGGTCTTCATTGACTCAGAGGAGCTCGCCAGCGCTCTGCACTTCAAAAAACACATCGAGGTCCTGCACTACCTGCTCCAGCTGTGGCCAG TTGTTGAGACTCCAGGCAATTCTTCACCTTCTGTCCCCGTGGAGTCGTTTCCAGTGGCTCCCGTGAGAAGAAGAAAGGAACGGCCGCAGGTTTTAAATCTAACCGAAGCCGAGGTGACGGGAGTTCTGCGATCTCGAGCCGGCCGCCTGGACAGTCCCAGTAACCGTTACGCCGGTGACTGGAGCCGCTGCGGGGAGCCGTTCCTCGGGCCGAACTGCCTGGACGACGACTACGACGATGTTCCCAGTGAAGATCCTCTGACTGTAGGACAGGAGGACCCACCAAAGGTTCCCGGAGACGTGGTGCTTGAAGACGAGTCGCCCGAGGGAGTGGAGAGAGATGAAGAGATGCAGGAAGACAGTGAAGGAGAAGATTTGGACTTGGAGGAGCCTCTTCCCATCAGCCCCTGTGATCAAATCCTCACAGGCATTGAGCACAGACCCAAAGACCACACGTATCAGGCGTACATGAAGATCCAGGACATCAGCCCGGTGCTCACCAACAGAGTAAACCTACGGGACCTGCAGGAGAGCATCGACGCGCTCATCGGCAACCTCGAGAGAGAACTCAACAAAAACAAGCTTAACATGGGATACTGA